The genomic interval TATGCCTTCTATCTCTACTATCCTGTATTCCCCGAGCAACGGAAGCCTAGAAAGATTCGGAGCATTATATGTCACCTTCTCAAGCATGTCCCTAGGAACAAACTTTACCACGACATTTATGCCTGCATCGACAACCTCGTTCGCTATACTTTCAAGCTGTGAGGTCTCTGGGGGCTGACTAACCTTGTAGACCAAGTATGCTTCGGGCGGGCCATGATATGCGTCCACGGTCTCTACAAGTTTTCCGTAGATCTTCATCATTGCATAGTCCAGGATATGTCCGGCCGTGTGAAGCTTCATGACTAGGTATCTCTTTTCCCAGTCTAGCACACATTTAACGGTGTCGCCTACGCGTGGCTCTCCCTCTTCGATCTTGCCCCAATGCCTTATCTGCTTGTTTTGCCTTATAGCCTTTTTTACCCTAAATGTCATGCTCTCTGAAGAAATTGTACCCTCGTCTGACGGCTGTCCACCACTGAGGGGGTGAAAAATTGTCCTGTCAAGCTCTATGTACGCCTTGGAGCCCTTGAGAAGCTCAACTCCAGTTATTTTGGCTTCGCATTCTTTGAGATAGGCATCCTTGAGGAAAAGTTCCTCAGTCACTTTTCCACCTTGGCTATATGGCCCTTGCAACAACAACTATCTCGCTACTATTCTCGGTGAATGGTCGCCCAGCATAGTCTTCATACGTCTTGCATAGCTCGAACCCGGACTCGTAGAGGAAGTGTGTAAGCTCTCTCAGCGTGAAGAGTCTAAGCGTCAAGTCGTGTTTAAACACGTTGATCTCGTTCCTAGGCAGGTCTATCACAGACCATTGTATCTCTGCATATGCGACTTCCTCTAAAAAATCGATTCTCCAGTTCTCCTCCTTGATTGCAAGCATCGAGCCTGCTTTCCTGAAGCTAGAAAAGGGCGTCTCATAGTATACCCTTTTTGCTTGAACCCCTACAAGGCTCCACGTGTCAAATATGAA from Thermofilum adornatum carries:
- a CDS encoding alanyl-tRNA editing protein — translated: MTEELFLKDAYLKECEAKITGVELLKGSKAYIELDRTIFHPLSGGQPSDEGTISSESMTFRVKKAIRQNKQIRHWGKIEEGEPRVGDTVKCVLDWEKRYLVMKLHTAGHILDYAMMKIYGKLVETVDAYHGPPEAYLVYKVSQPPETSQLESIANEVVDAGINVVVKFVPRDMLEKVTYNAPNLSRLPLLGEYRIVEIEGINSMPCSGTHVKNTREIGRIKILGITNEIEGVKVKYSVY